The sequence below is a genomic window from Candidatus Neomarinimicrobiota bacterium.
CTTCTTCATCGACCCGGTTTGCAGGCCAGGCATTGTGCATACTGAAGGGGAGGATCTCATTCAGGTAATGCTGCCACTCATTGTCCATAAAGTGCCAGCCACTGCGAAATGAGACAGGGAAAACATCCTCTTCTAAAAGGAATTGAGCCAGGGTCACATCAAAATCGTCTTTAGATTCTCCAAAGGTGAGGGATTGATTCCAGAAATACATGCCATCCTGATCATAGTCAGACCAGAAAAATGTATGATAGTGAAGGGATAGTTCATCCCCATTGATGATGGCATTTTCTCCATGATATTTCTTCATCAGATACATGGTCATGATATTGGGGACAGGGAAGTTCCGGTTGGTAGCATAGCGGAAGATATTTCCGGCCATCATCCACCAGGTCATTTTCATGGGTTGACCGTATGAATCCACGAATTGTGCTCGAAACGCAGGGTCCATTACCTCATAGGTATTCATTGATGGATCTGTGTACAGAGCCTGGTTATAGGTGTTGTGATAGCGATTAACTGACATGCCGTCCCATATGGCAGTATCAGAACCCAATACCAGATAAACTGTGGCGGATTCAAGCTGGGAAACCCCAAGAATTAAGATTAGGAAAATGTTGAGAATTTTTTTTGATCGGTCCAAATCAGAGCTCCCCCTCGTGGTACCGCAAGTTTACAATTTAATTCCACCGATATGAAGAGATGTTTAAAAATTAACTATGGATATAGCTGCTAATATTAACTTACGCTCAATTGAGATGACTGACCAATATTCTGACCCCAATTCCCAGCAAGATGAGACCACCCAGGATTTCAACCCGGTGACCCAGCCAAGCTCCTGCAGTCTTCCCAATCCTGGTTGACAACGCTGATAAGATGGCAGTAATCACACCGATGAGGAGACAGGGGATCCAGATATTCACGTGAAGGATGGAAAAACTGAGACCAGCAGCCAGGGCGTCAATACTGGTGGCTATGCTCAGAGTAATAAGTGTCCACCCCTTGGATGGATCCACAGTGAGTCTATCATTGTCCGGGAAGAACCCGGAATAAATCATTCTACTACCGACGATTGCCAGGAGGATGAAGGCAATCCAATGATCCCACATGCTGATGTAATCCACAACAGTAGAGCCCAAAAGCCAGCCTATAAAAGGCATAAGTGCCTGGAAGAACCCGAAGTGGAAGGCGAGACGAAAGACAGCCCTGTTGTCGTTTACAAATCCGGCCGCAGCAGCTGTTATAGATACTGCTGAGGCATCCATTGCCAGACCGATTGCGATGAGTATCATCTCGAGTATAGACATGCTCCATGATAATCATTAATGCAATAAATCCATCTAAATAGAATGGAATCCGATGTAGCTTAATTCGCTCTATACAGGTTCCAGCTCAAAATCCTCTAATCACCCCCAAAACACCTGAAATGTTCCATATGGGCAAGGATTGGTTCCATCCGTGTTAGTCAGATTCCATCCTGAACCTTAATTTTTTGCTGAATATCAGGAGTACTTGCTAATAAATAATAGATGCGTTATACTCTGCGCATTCCATATTGATTCACAAACAGTATTTATTCCTTCTGTTGTTCAGGGCTGATTTATAATCTAACAAAAGGGGGAATCATGTATTCCAAAATCAGAAACAATTCGATGTGTTTTGTAAGTGTCAGTATTGTACTCGTGCTTTTCTTTAGCATGGGCTTTGCGGACTATGACGCCGATGGGGTCGATCTAGTGGGACGAAATCCTTATGGATACTGTCCATTTGCAGTCGCATCTGGGGACTTTGTTTATTCAGCCAATGGAACCGTACTCGAAGTGTTGGATATCCATACATTGGAACCAGTAAGTGAAGTTGTCACAGAAAGTATCGTCAGTGGGCTGGCAGTTTCCGGTGACTTTGTCTATATCGCCAATTGGAGTGATGGCTTCAGGGTTGTTGATGTGTCAGATCCCACAAATCCATCTATGGTGGCAGAGCTTGAATTTCTCGGACAATGCTGGGATATTTCCGTAACGGGGGATTTTGCCTATGTTGGTAATGATGATCAGGGTCTCAGGATCATTGATATTTCCAATCCACTCATCCCAACGCTGGCCAGTACTTTTCTGAGCACTCCTGGAGTTAAATTTGAACATGCTCAGGTCATTGACACGCTTGCCTATGCAGCGACACAATCGGGCTTATTTATCCTGGATGTAAGTGATCCAGCTGCGCCTGTCCAATTAGGTCATTCTCCAGCAGAGAATGGAGCCTGGTCGGTGCATGTTGTAGATACAATTGCTTATTTGCCCAAAGTGTTTGAAGGAATACGCATGGTCAATGTTGCTGATCCCACCAACCCAATTGAACTGGGGTATTTCCAAACACCTGATGCAGCCTACTGGATGGAGGTTGTGGATACCATAGCCTATGTGGCTGAACGGTTTTCAGGGATCCAAATTCTCGACATTTCAGATTTAACCGCCCCAGACTCCGTTGGGATGCTTTCAATGGATTATGCTGATGCGCTCTATATACTGGGTGACAGCATGTATGTTGCTTCATCCAGTTGGGGTCTCAAACAGGTGGATATTAGTGATCTGACTGCACCTGTCTTGGTAAACGAATGTAAGGGAGGTGGCTATCCAGTAGACATTCAAGCCGCCGATACGATCACCTACGTGGCTATGAGGGGCCTGGGTGTTGGCATTTTCACATACGACGAATTCTTTGAGCCTGACATGATTGCACTGATAGAGATGGATAATCCCTATCGACTCCATGTAGAGGGGGAGTTGCTCTTTGTCCTAGAGAATTATAATTTGCATATATATGATGTAAGTGATCCATCGAATCCTGTACATACATATTCAACCGATTCAGGCGGTATAAATTCTGTTTTTTGCATGGCTAATTTGCTCTATGTCGGTGGATACCCAGATCTACGGATTTTTGATATAAGTGACCCCTACTTTCCCGCTCAACTTGGTGAGATGGATGGCTTGCCCAGCAGTCCTTATTCCATGTATGTATCGGGTGGTTTTGCATTTCTCACCAATCGATGGGGTGGACTACATATCGTCAATGTCATGGATCCCATAGAGCCATGGCCAGTGGGGGCAGCTCCCAATTTTGAGGATGCCAGAGCAGTCTATGTTGCAGGTGAATACGCCTATGTTACTGATCGCTATGTAGGTGAATTAAAAATTATCGATATTGGCAACCCTGAAGATCCCTATGAGATCAGCAGTTTTTCTGTGGGAAATGCCGCAGTGGATGTTTACGGATCAGGAAGGTATGCTTACGTCATCGATTCATGGACAGGTGTGCGGATCATTGATTGTGGAGATCCCTACAACCCGGTTGAAGTTGGATATTTTAATACTGGGGGATATGCCCAGGCTGTTATTGCAAACCAGGGGCAACTCCATGTTGCTGATGGGGGTGGTGGATTCTATCTGCTGGAAACTGAATTCAAGCAAGCCGTATTTACGGTGAATTCAACGGGTGATGCTGTTGATGCCATTCCTGGAGATGGAATCTGTGATGATGGTACAGGTGATTGCACCCTCCGGGCCGCTATCAATGAAGCCAATGCAACCCCTGGATTCAATACGATCAATTTTGATATAGAAGGTGTTGGTCCGCATACATTCCAACCTGCTAGCGCTTTACCCACTATCATAGATCCCGTGGAAATCGATGGTAGCTCAGAACCAGATTTCCTCGGTACTCCCATAGTCGAACTGGACGGTAGCTTGATCGAAGTTGACAATGGACTCAATTTTGCCACAAATAATTGTCTCATTTCGAACCTGGTAATCAGTGGATTTGATGGCGCTTCAGAGAATTTCGAGGCCAGTGGGATCTATATATTAAATGGCAGAAACATAATAATTGAAGGTTGTTATATTGGAACGAACAATCTCGGTTCAAGCGCGAACGGAAATGTAATTGGAGTTGTATTGACCGGTTCGTACAATCAAATCCGTTCTAACCTCATTTCTGGAAATACTAGACTTGGACTTGAAGTCAGTAATTTTGAAGAAGAGGCAGCATCTTTCAACCATATAACAAACAACAAATTTGGAACTGATATTTCTGGCATGTCTGTGTTGCCAAACGAGGGGAATGGGTGTGTTCTCTTGGGAGCCCGCTTTAGCTCCATAATTGGAAATACATTCTCTGGAAATACAGGTTATGGTCTACAACTGACCGACGGTTCTGCTTTTAATGAAATCCAAGGCAACTTTCTTGGCTGCGATCCCACTGGGACGATACGTGTTCCCAATGAAAATTCAGGTGTTAATATTCGCAATGATGCCCATGATAATCTGATTGGGGGGACTGAACCAGGTGCCGGAAATGTCATCAGTGGTAATAACCGTACTGGGCTGTCAATTGGACAGGGGACTGGAGCTAGTCTTAATTATATCTTGGGGAACCGTATCGGTACAAATGCCGCCGGTACCGACTCCCTAGTGAATACAGCCAATGGAATCGTCCTGTTCCCAGGAGCGTTTGAAACCATGATCGGCGGTCTTGAACCCGGCGAAGGCAATCTTATCTCAGGGAACCGCCTGTCAGGCATCTCCATACGAGCGGGCTGTGAACAAAATTCGATTCTGGGTAATTATATTGGCACCGATATCAGCGGCTCCATGGCCATTCCCAACCAGGCAGACGGGATATCCTCATTAGGCGCAAGCCATGATATTCGTGGAAATCTCATTTCCGGCAACAACCTGGATGGTATCCTGATCGAGGGTGAATCAGCCTCTGGCAATCAGGTCTTTTCGAATCGCATCGGTAGCGATGCCAGTGGGACGGCTGCAATTCCCAATGCCTTAAACGGTATTCACATCCTGGAAGCCTCTTCGAATCAGATCGGTGGCATCAACGATGATGATGGCAATTTGATCTCTGGAAATGAATACTATGGTATTCACGTTGAAGGAGCTATGTCAACAGAAAATATCATGCAAGGCAATCTTATTGGTACAGATATATCCGGTATGGAGCCCCTAGGAAACAGTGTTAATGGTATTGGACTGCGTGGTGGAGCTAACAATAATCTGATTGGTGGGGCAGAAGAGACTGCTGGAAATGTGATATCAGCAAATGGGGGTAAGGGTATCACCCTCATAGGGGAAGGCACCAACAATAATATCATTCAGGATAATTTTATTGGCTGTGATATTACCGGAGACAATAGTGATCTGGGTAATGGTGGCGGTATCGTAATCGCAGGAGGAGCCTCAAACAATCTCATCGGTGGAATGGGGGAGTTCACAGCAAATTGGATTGGTTATAATTTGGGCTATGGGATTACTATTAGGGACACTTCAAACACTGCAGGAAATTCAATACTGGGCAACGGTTTCACGCAAAATGAAATAGCCGGTATTGATTTAAGTGAAATAAACAGGGGCAATGATGGACCCACAGCCAATGACAGTGCTGATGTGGATACTGGACCTAACAATCTCCAGAACTACCCTGAACGATTGAATTGTGGCATTGAAAGCAATAATGATTTCATGCTACAATTTTTCATCGACTCAGATCCAGCGCATTCAGCCTATCCCATTCATGTTGAATTCTTCCAGGCTGATGAGGAATCCAATCAGGGATATTATCTGGTTGTTACAGATGAATATTCAGATGATGACCATACTGCAGGTTTAAAAACCCTGAATCTGGGGAACGCGAATGAGCTTGGTCAGGAAGGACTCTGGAATGGGATACGCATTGTTGCCACAGCCACAGACGCCAATGGCAATACGTCAGAATTTTCAGAAGCAATTGAAATAGGCAATTATGTGGGTATCGCTGCAGTTGAAGCGCTTCCAGAAGTATTCACCCTTGAACAGAACTATCCGAACCCATTTAATCCAACCACGACGATCCGCTATGGTTTGCCGGAAGCATCTGATGTAAGGCTGGTCATATATGATCTGAAGGGTAGAATAGTACAGAGCTATTCAGAGAGGGGTCGAACAGCTGGCTGGGTCAATTATGAATGGTCTGGTACCAATATGAGCGGTGAACCGGTAAGTACAGGTGTTTATCTCTGTCGTCTGGTTGCAGGTGAATATTCAAAAACAATCAAGATGGTGTATTTAAGATAATACGATAAAAGTGTAAAATATCCCTGTAGTATACTAATGGTCAGTGTATTACAGGGATAATATAAAGTGGATAATCACTGCAGGGAGCGATGTATTTCCTTCAGGAATACCTCAGTTGCCTCAAACGAGGTGTAAACACAAAGGGGGGATTATGAATTCCTTAGGCAAGGTTCACACGAGCTTATTCATTATTTTAACATTTTGTCTGTTCCTGAACGCAACTCCGGCATTGAGCCAGGATCTGGACGAGATCAACATCCTGATGGATGACCCTGAATTAATCCAGAAGACTTTGAGCAACACCAATTTCTCCCAGACACAATCACAGCTACGGGATCTGGATTTCTCATTTGAACTCATCAGTTGGGCTGAATATGATCCTTATGATTATTCAGCAGTGTGGTATCCCACAGAGGGCTGCCGTGGCTTATGTGCCGGGTCAGATCTTGATGGAGACGGACATGAGGAAATTTTCGCAGTTCATTATGGAAACGGCAGCGGAGTGGTTGGGTTTGAAATGAATGACTCAGGCGTTCTGGAAATGATCTGGAATTCATCAACAACTGAGCCTGCAAGCTACAATTTAGGGACCCGTTTTGTACAAACTGGAGATATGGACGGCGATGGATTAGGGGAAATAATATTCTTCCGGGGCAGGTATTCAGACGACCCCAACCGCGGGCTGTATATCTATGAATGGGATGGGAGTGACAATGGCTACTGGCTGGCCTACCATAATACGCTTCAATCACTGAGCGGGGATCTGGTTTATGATATGGTGATTGAGCACTTCCTGATTGCGGATGTGGATGATGACGGCTCCCAGGAGCTCATCTTTGCCAATAATGGCCTGACCATGGGGATTGATCGCTCTGAGGATTTCTTTTCCATCCTCTCCATAGCAGGTGACATCGGTTCCGGTGAAGAGGTTCTCACCGAAGAGTACTGGATCAGTCCCAGAGATGTCGACCGTGATGGTGTAATAGATGATCTTCTAGGTGGAGGCAGTGGTCTGAATGTTCAGGTCTGTGACACCGACAATGATGGTCTGAAGGAAGTGTTCTGCCATGCCTGGAATTATTTCAATATCTTCTTTTTCGAATGCACAGGTCCCGATAGCTATACATTGGGAGATACCAGCAATATACGTTTCACCTATCCTGATGACGATTCCCAACTTATGAATGCTGCAGTATCTGATATGGATGGCGATGGAGCCGATGAAATCTATATCGCGAATTACATAACTGGTGATGTTTATATGATCCAGGATACTGATGGCGATGCCACCTCTCTGCTCAGTAGTGAAATCGTGGTATTGGGAGAGAATCTGGGGGCCAAATTTGGAGCAATAGCCTTTGATTTTGATACCAGTGGAACGGATGAAATTTATTTCGGTGGTTCCTCGGTATTTGGTGCAGATATCCGTGTCTGGGATGGGGAGGAGTTCAGCAGCTTTCAATCAGATCCTGGATCAGACGGATTCCTGCCGAAGATGGATGTAGCTGACATGAATGGGAATGGAATACCAGAACTGATTACCGCACATCAGATGGTGTCAAACTACCCACAGAAAATTATACGTGTTTTGGAATATCGGCCTGATGATCCCTCAAATTCAAGATGGGAATTCACACCTATGGCTAACGTCGGTTATACCAATGATTGGGGCAGTAGCTATGCTCCTGTTTTGGGAGATTATACTGGCGATGGCTTTATAGATGTCTTCGTCACCAATGGGGGTGATCAAAATAATTTTCTCTATCAGAACAGCGGACTGGGGTATTTCAATCGAGATTATAATAGTGATCTCGCCTGGGATTCGAATTGGTCAAACACGGCCACCTGGGGGGATTACGACAATGATGGTGCCCTTGATCTATTTGTTGCCAATGGAGGTGATGGAGAAGCCAATTGCCTCTATCACAACCTGGGTGATGGAACCTTTGAGACGATGTATAACTCAAGTATAGCCAGCGAAACCGGCGCCCGTGGCGCCAGTTGGGGTGACTATGACAATGACGGTTATCTGGATCTTTATGTTGCCAACAGCTCAGAGGCGAACGCCAACAATTCTCTCTTCCATAACAATGGGGATGGCAGCTTCAGTCAGATAGGCGTTGGCTGGATTGTATTTGACAATGATGATTCTCAAACGCCGACCTGGTGTGACTATGACAATGATGGTGATCTGGATATGTATGTGGTTAATTGCGGTCCCAATGCGCTTTATCGCAACGAAGGGGGAGGGACTTTCACCAAGATTCAAACCGGCGTCCTGGTTGCCGATGGTTATTGTTCGAATGGAGCCAGCTGGGCAGACTACGACAATGATGGTGATTTTGATGTATTTGTAACCAGTGGAGATGATCATTCAAATCGTCTGTATCAGAACCAGGGTGGGGGTGTTTTTGTTCAGATCACAAATGGAGCAATAGTTACTGATAACTCTAATTCCTGGGGAAGTGCCTGGGCTGACCTGGATAATGATGGTGATCTGGATCTCTTTGTGGCCAACAGTGCAGAGCCCGATCCACGGGATAACTTCATATACATCAATAACGGAGATGGAAGTTTTACCGGAGTATACGATAATCTCCTCAATCAGAATGATCTGCTCCCCATTGGCTGTGCCTGGGGTGATTACAATAATGATGGAGATCTGGATCTCTTTGTTGCAATCGATGGGGGACGGAACTTGTTGTATTCCAATCAGGGTAATAGCAATTCCTGGGTCAATATCCAGTGTGTGGGAACCCTTTCCAATCAATCAGCTATTGGCGCCAAGGTGCGTGCCAAAGCCACCATTCTGGGGAACGATGTCTGGCAGGTCCAGGAAATCAGTGGACAGACCGGGGCTTTTGGCCAAAATAGTCTCAACGTGGAATTCGGCTTCGCAGATGCTGATATCATTGATTCCCTGCGTATTGAATGGCCTTCAGGGATGATCAATGAGTATACTGACATTCAAGTTGATGAATTCTATGTCATCCAGGAGGGACCTGCTTTACAGGTTTCAGCTGACACATTGGCCTGGGGGGAAGTATTTCTGGGTAGTGCCAATTCGCTGGCTTTTGAATTATCAAACCTGGGTCCAGAATCAATCCAGATCGACAATGTTAGTATAGATAATACCGCGTTCATGACTGATCTCACTTCATTTCAGATCGAACCTGGTTCGACATCTCTTTTGTCGGTCATTTTTGAACCAACTGAGACAGGTAATTTTGAAGCACTTCTCACTTTTACATCAAGCGATCCGCTCGTCCCTGCAGATAGCGTGGTACTCGCCGGTCAAGCCATCCTGGCTCCAGATATTAATGTGACTCCCGATAGTGTGGCTGTTACCCTTCTACCAGGCGCAACGCATACTCAAATAATTACTATTGATAATATTTCTGGCGAGAGCCCACTATACTGGACAGCCGACCTGGTGACAGGTGACATTGATCGCACAGTCACCTTCACAAAAGATGATTATGCTCCATGGGAGCAGCCAGAAAACCAGGATCGGATAACCGACAATGTCTGGATAACCCGATCTAATAGTCAGGGTATTTTTAATGCTGCTGTAGAATCTGGATATGATTTTGATATGTCTCCCTGGGATACGGAATGGGCTTATGGATATTCTGAAGATTTAGCACCTGAGCACTATGCGGTTTGGCGTGATGCCATCAATGGTCAGCCGCCAGCAATGATTGATAACCCTCTCTCTGTCCATTTGATATCAGATGATATCTATTTTGATGTAATATTTCACAGTTGGACCTCAGGCGGTAACGGTGGTGGCTTTTCATATACCCGAACGATTACCTCACCTGAATGGATAAAACTATCTGCAGACATGGGGTCTTTGGGAATTGGGGAGAGTACTTCATTAGAGCTATCGCTGGACGCTTTTGACATGCCGGCTGGTACTCATATTGCAGACGTGGTGATTAGCAGCAATGATCCTGATGAATCGGAAATAATCATACCCGTTGAGTTAGAAGTAAGCGTTGCTCCAGATATCTATCTTGAAAATGACACACTTGATTTTGGCAATGTCTACAATGGTTATTCTGATACCATGGCCATCCAAATTGAGAATTTGGGCTCGGCTGACCTCGTCGTATCTGATGTAACAGCTGATTTGACAGAATTCGAGGTCATGACTCAGAATTTCGAAATTTTAGCTCTTGAGTCCTATATGTTGGAAGTAATCCTGACCCCCTCCTCAGCAGGTGATTATGTTGGAGAGCTGACGCTTACAACTTCAGATCCAGATGAGGAATTTTTCACAATCACACTGTTGGGGAGCAGTTTGGACCCACCCATTGCAGGTGTAGCTCCTGATTCATTATATGCTGCTTTACTCACAGATGAGACCCTCGTTCAAAATATGACCATTTCCAATACTGGTTTGAGTGAGCTCACTTATGAGATCCGATCAATTTCTATTGATAACTTCTCCAGGGAGAGGGGTGCGTTTCCTGATGTAAGTCTGTTGTCGGGTTCACGCTATACTTGGGATGAATTGATGGGTGGAAACACCCAACCCTCAAATTTCCAGGGAACAATGCGGGGTAGAAACGACAAGCCAGGACCTCGTTTAGCTGTTGAAAACGAAATGACTGATTATGCGCTTAGGAATCTCAGGGAATCCTGGGAGTTGCTTTATACAGATCCAGAAGAATTCGGGCCTGTTGATGTTCAACACGTTTATGGAAGCACGACTTCAGACGAAGTGCTTGTCAAAATAGAAGGTTATTCGGAATTTGATGAGATGGTTTTTGTCGTTTATATCGATATTGACCAGAATGTGAATACTGGGCTGGACACTGAAGAAGATGAGCTGGGATGGTATCTGGGTATTGATTGTGCCATGATAAGCACAGGTTTTGGTTTCGATGGATTTTTTCTCGTAGATACTGAGTCTCAAGAATTTATTTTGTTGGATACGCTAACTACAAACATTATTGAGACAAACTCTACTGAAAGAACTATGGGTGCAGGTATCAGCCATTTCGAGGGCATATCGGCTTTCGATTTTGCTATTATTTGTGATAGTGGAATTGAGGATTTGGTCCCGGATTTAGGATCAGGACATATTACTTTTCCATTTTCTACCCCCTGGTTGGACTTTGAACCAGAAATTGGTACAATTGCAGCAGGTGAACAGGAAGACATCATTGTAACTTTTGATGCTACTGACATGTATGGTGGGGAATATTATTCACAGATTACGGTTCTAAGTAATGATCCTGCATCACCAGAAGTAACCGCAAGCGCTCATTTGACAGTCACGGGTATCCCTGATATCGATGTGGAGTTAGGCGTCTTTGATGAGACCAGCCGAATCAATTTCCATGAATACGACGCGTCGACCACCCATGAGTTCGCCACCGAAATGATGCCGGATGGAAATGGCATGCTGTACGTAGGCCTGCAGGGGGATTTTGGCAGTTCCAGTGAATATGCCGATGTTTATATCGATGGGGAATTCTTCATGACAGTAAATCCTGCAGTCGAGAGCTACAGTGTGCATGAATTTACTATCACGCTGAACTCGTTGAATCATTATCTCAGGGATGGTCTCATGGAGGTGGATGTTGTGAATTCCAGCTCGGTGGGATCAGGGGATGGCAACAGCTTTCACGAGGTTCATCTACGCTTTCAGGGAGGGGTGGATACCTTGAGATTACGTGACGTATTCCTGGGAGAGTCCAGAACCAGCAACATCGTCATCAAGAATACCGGAACCGATTCTTTGCAGATATCCAGTATCAGCATCGGTGCCGGGGCGTTCACACTCGGTGCCGTCCCGTTGGGACTGAGCTATGACGAGGCGGATACAGTTGCAGTGGGTTTCACCCCGGGAGCCGTCGGTGATTATTCAGCCACCATCACCATTACATCAGATGACCCGGATGAGCCTCTGCTCACCATACCGGTGTTAGGCTCTTGTGTTGAGCCACCGGTTATATCAGTTTCTCATGACTCACTGCAGGTTGTTCTTGCTGACCGGCAAAGCCTGACTCGAACGATCACTATCTCGAACACGGGTGGAAGTACCCTGGAGTATAATGCATGGATTGACCTTTCAGATGAGCGTGATAATTATGCACTACACTTCGACGGTGCCTATGATCGTGTGATCCTGGGGAATGATCCCGCTCTGAATCCAGCGGGTGCGATGACGATCAGTACCTGGGTAAAACCGGAGAGCTTCTCGGAATGGGATCGCATCCTCGTAAAACCCTGGACAGAGAACAGTGAACCCTGGCAAGTTTACAGCCTGGGACTTGATGACCATATACCAGCAAGACCCATGTTCGTTGTTACTGTGAATGCCCAGGCATTCTATCTAACATCAAATTTGGCTCTGACAATTGGCGAATGGACCCATATAGCTGGGACCTACGACGGTGAAATCATGAAGATCTATGTGAACGGACAGTTCTCAGGTCAAAGCTATGATCCCTCAGGTCCCATCGATCAGTTTGATACAGATGTCGCCGTCGGTTATAATGTGTTACATGCTCCGAATAGCTTCAACGGTGAGATCGATGAGGTGCGCATTTGGAACATCTCACGTTCTCAATCTCAGATTCAGCAGGACATGTACGCTAAGTTGAGTGGCTCAGAATGGGGGTTGGTGGGCTATTGGCCATTTGATGAGGGCTATGGTTCGTCTACTCTCGATGAATCAGGTGGTGGGAATCCCGGCTACATATATAATGAAGCACAATGGACTCATCCCGGTTCGCCGGTAGATCTGTGGATCGACTTACCCGTCACCCAGGCCGTTGTGAATCCTGGCAGTATGACTGGGATGGATGTT
It includes:
- a CDS encoding VCBS repeat-containing protein, yielding MNSLGKVHTSLFIILTFCLFLNATPALSQDLDEINILMDDPELIQKTLSNTNFSQTQSQLRDLDFSFELISWAEYDPYDYSAVWYPTEGCRGLCAGSDLDGDGHEEIFAVHYGNGSGVVGFEMNDSGVLEMIWNSSTTEPASYNLGTRFVQTGDMDGDGLGEIIFFRGRYSDDPNRGLYIYEWDGSDNGYWLAYHNTLQSLSGDLVYDMVIEHFLIADVDDDGSQELIFANNGLTMGIDRSEDFFSILSIAGDIGSGEEVLTEEYWISPRDVDRDGVIDDLLGGGSGLNVQVCDTDNDGLKEVFCHAWNYFNIFFFECTGPDSYTLGDTSNIRFTYPDDDSQLMNAAVSDMDGDGADEIYIANYITGDVYMIQDTDGDATSLLSSEIVVLGENLGAKFGAIAFDFDTSGTDEIYFGGSSVFGADIRVWDGEEFSSFQSDPGSDGFLPKMDVADMNGNGIPELITAHQMVSNYPQKIIRVLEYRPDDPSNSRWEFTPMANVGYTNDWGSSYAPVLGDYTGDGFIDVFVTNGGDQNNFLYQNSGLGYFNRDYNSDLAWDSNWSNTATWGDYDNDGALDLFVANGGDGEANCLYHNLGDGTFETMYNSSIASETGARGASWGDYDNDGYLDLYVANSSEANANNSLFHNNGDGSFSQIGVGWIVFDNDDSQTPTWCDYDNDGDLDMYVVNCGPNALYRNEGGGTFTKIQTGVLVADGYCSNGASWADYDNDGDFDVFVTSGDDHSNRLYQNQGGGVFVQITNGAIVTDNSNSWGSAWADLDNDGDLDLFVANSAEPDPRDNFIYINNGDGSFTGVYDNLLNQNDLLPIGCAWGDYNNDGDLDLFVAIDGGRNLLYSNQGNSNSWVNIQCVGTLSNQSAIGAKVRAKATILGNDVWQVQEISGQTGAFGQNSLNVEFGFADADIIDSLRIEWPSGMINEYTDIQVDEFYVIQEGPALQVSADTLAWGEVFLGSANSLAFELSNLGPESIQIDNVSIDNTAFMTDLTSFQIEPGSTSLLSVIFEPTETGNFEALLTFTSSDPLVPADSVVLAGQAILAPDINVTPDSVAVTLLPGATHTQIITIDNISGESPLYWTADLVTGDIDRTVTFTKDDYAPWEQPENQDRITDNVWITRSNSQGIFNAAVESGYDFDMSPWDTEWAYGYSEDLAPEHYAVWRDAINGQPPAMIDNPLSVHLISDDIYFDVIFHSWTSGGNGGGFSYTRTITSPEWIKLSADMGSLGIGESTSLELSLDAFDMPAGTHIADVVISSNDPDESEIIIPVELEVSVAPDIYLENDTLDFGNVYNGYSDTMAIQIENLGSADLVVSDVTADLTEFEVMTQNFEILALESYMLEVILTPSSAGDYVGELTLTTSDPDEEFFTITLLGSSLDPPIAGVAPDSLYAALLTDETLVQNMTISNTGLSELTYEIRSISIDNFSRERGAFPDVSLLSGSRYTWDELMGGNTQPSNFQGTMRGRNDKPGPRLAVENEMTDYALRNLRESWELLYTDPEEFGPVDVQHVYGSTTSDEVLVKIEGYSEFDEMVFVVYIDIDQNVNTGLDTEEDELGWYLGIDCAMISTGFGFDGFFLVDTESQEFILLDTLTTNIIETNSTERTMGAGISHFEGISAFDFAIICDSGIEDLVPDLGSGHITFPFSTPWLDFEPEIGTIAAGEQEDIIVTFDATDMYGGEYYSQITVLSNDPASPEVTASAHLTVTGIPDIDVELGVFDETSRINFHEYDASTTHEFATEMMPDGNGMLYVGLQGDFGSSSEYADVYIDGEFFMTVNPAVESYSVHEFTITLNSLNHYLRDGLMEVDVVNSSSVGSGDGNSFHEVHLRFQGGVDTLRLRDVFLGESRTSNIVIKNTGTDSLQISSISIGAGAFTLGAVPLGLSYDEADTVAVGFTPGAVGDYSATITITSDDPDEPLLTIPVLGSCVEPPVISVSHDSLQVVLADRQSLTRTITISNTGGSTLEYNAWIDLSDERDNYALHFDGAYDRVILGNDPALNPAGAMTISTWVKPESFSEWDRILVKPWTENSEPWQVYSLGLDDHIPARPMFVVTVNAQAFYLTSNLALTIGEWTHIAGTYDGEIMKIYVNGQFSGQSYDPSGPIDQFDTDVAVGYNVLHAPNSFNGEIDEVRIWNISRSQSQIQQDMYAKLSGSEWGLVGYWPFDEGYGSSTLDESGGGNPGYIYNEAQWTHPGSPVDLWIDLPVTQAVVNPGSMTGMDVRFQGIGLLTNDYTAEIVIAGNDPVTPEIRIPVEMHVDVVSVAEGLPLPEEFVLEQNYPNPFNPTTSIRYGLPEASDVSLVIYDLRGRVVQQYFAPEQAAGWANYEWSGTNRRGEPVSSGVYLCRLEAGNYTRTIKMVFLK